In the genome of Mycobacterium kansasii ATCC 12478, one region contains:
- a CDS encoding sulfate/molybdate ABC transporter ATP-binding protein produces MSGLQLRAVVTDRGLDVEFVVSAGEVLAILGPNGAGKSTALHVIAGLVRPDMGLVRVGARVLTDTAAGIEVATHDRRVGLLLQEPLLFPHLSVAANVVFGPFSRRGMFRFGHSRRRESALRWLSEVEAAQFADRKPRQLSGGQAQRVAIARALAAEPDVLLLDEPLTGLDVTAAAAIRAVLRGVVADTGCAVVLITHDLLDVFALADRVMVIESGKISEIGPVAEVLATPRSHFGARIAGINLVSGTIGADGALHSSSGAVWHGIAAQDLTGGRDAVAVFAPTAVAVHLERPHGSPRNTVEVTVTELQTRGSGVLVRGPDQPDGAPGLAASITADAAAELRLTPGTRVWYSIKAHEVALHPAARR; encoded by the coding sequence ATGAGCGGGTTGCAACTTCGCGCGGTCGTGACGGACCGCGGTCTGGACGTGGAGTTCGTCGTCTCGGCGGGAGAGGTGCTGGCGATACTCGGCCCCAACGGCGCCGGCAAATCCACCGCACTTCATGTCATTGCCGGGCTGGTTCGCCCTGACATGGGTCTGGTGCGTGTCGGAGCCCGGGTGTTGACCGACACCGCGGCCGGGATCGAGGTGGCCACACACGACCGCCGGGTGGGGCTGCTCCTGCAGGAACCGCTGCTGTTTCCGCACCTGAGCGTGGCCGCCAACGTGGTCTTCGGACCGTTCAGCCGTCGCGGGATGTTCCGGTTCGGTCATTCCCGGCGCAGGGAGTCGGCGCTGCGCTGGTTGAGTGAGGTGGAGGCCGCGCAATTCGCTGACCGCAAGCCGCGGCAGCTATCCGGGGGTCAGGCCCAGCGGGTGGCCATTGCGCGTGCACTGGCGGCGGAACCTGATGTACTGCTGCTCGACGAGCCGCTGACCGGACTGGATGTGACCGCGGCCGCGGCGATACGGGCGGTGTTGCGGGGCGTGGTTGCCGACACCGGCTGCGCCGTGGTTCTGATAACCCACGACCTGCTGGATGTGTTTGCGCTGGCTGATCGGGTGATGGTGATCGAGTCCGGGAAGATCTCCGAGATCGGTCCGGTGGCCGAGGTGCTTGCCACGCCCCGGAGCCATTTCGGGGCCCGCATCGCGGGCATCAACCTGGTCAGCGGGACCATCGGCGCCGACGGCGCACTGCACAGCTCGAGCGGCGCCGTTTGGCATGGGATCGCGGCACAAGATCTCACCGGTGGCCGCGACGCCGTCGCGGTGTTCGCGCCGACAGCGGTAGCCGTGCACCTGGAACGGCCGCATGGCAGCCCCCGCAACACCGTCGAAGTGACCGTGACGGAGTTGCAGACCCGCGGCTCCGGGGTCCTGGTGCGCGGTCCGGATCAGCCCGACGGCGCCCCCGGGCTGGCCGCCAGCATCACCGCCGATGCCGCGGCGGAGCTGCGGCTGACGCCTGGGACGCGCGTGTGGTACAGCATCAAGGCGCATGAAGTGGCGCTGCACCCGGCTGCTCGCCGATGA
- a CDS encoding alanine and proline-rich secreted protein Apa — translation MHQVDSNTSRRNGLWATLAIATVSSVGALTIALPATSNADPEPVPAPATTTAVAPPSTTAASPAPAPATPPPGTTSTPAAQPADPNAAPPPADPNAPPPPVADPNAPPPPVVDPNAPPIPVADPNAPEPARITNAVGGFSFILPPGWVESDASHLDYGSALLSKATGEPPMPGQAPPVANDTRIVMGRLDQRLYASAETTNPKAAVRLGSDMGEFFMPYPGTRINQETVPLNANGVSGSASYYEVKFSDPAKPNGQIWTGVIGTPAGTTPNAGPPQRWFVVWLGTSNNPVDKGAAKALAESIRPWTPPPAPAPAPAPGEPAPEPGAPAPAPVQAPAAGVTPTLSPTPRRTQPA, via the coding sequence ATGCATCAGGTGGACTCCAACACGAGCCGTCGCAACGGACTGTGGGCAACGCTGGCGATCGCCACCGTAAGCAGCGTCGGCGCGCTCACCATCGCGCTGCCGGCGACCTCCAACGCCGACCCGGAGCCGGTACCCGCGCCGGCCACCACGACAGCGGTCGCGCCCCCCTCGACCACCGCGGCGTCGCCCGCGCCCGCACCAGCGACGCCGCCACCGGGAACCACCAGCACGCCTGCGGCGCAGCCGGCCGATCCGAATGCGGCACCGCCGCCGGCCGACCCCAACGCACCGCCCCCACCCGTTGCCGACCCCAATGCACCGCCCCCACCCGTTGTCGACCCCAATGCACCGCCAATACCTGTTGCCGACCCGAATGCACCGGAACCCGCCCGGATCACCAATGCCGTCGGCGGATTCAGCTTCATCCTGCCCCCGGGCTGGGTGGAGTCAGACGCTTCCCATCTCGATTACGGGTCGGCGCTGCTCAGCAAGGCAACCGGGGAGCCACCTATGCCCGGGCAGGCACCGCCGGTCGCCAACGACACTCGTATCGTGATGGGCCGGCTGGACCAACGGCTTTACGCCAGCGCCGAAACCACCAATCCCAAGGCCGCGGTCCGGTTGGGCTCGGACATGGGTGAGTTCTTTATGCCGTACCCAGGCACCCGAATCAACCAGGAAACGGTTCCGCTCAACGCCAACGGGGTGTCCGGAAGCGCGTCGTATTACGAAGTCAAATTCAGCGATCCGGCAAAGCCGAACGGCCAGATCTGGACCGGGGTGATCGGTACGCCTGCGGGGACGACGCCCAATGCCGGGCCTCCGCAGCGCTGGTTCGTGGTGTGGCTGGGGACTTCGAACAACCCGGTGGACAAGGGCGCGGCAAAGGCTCTCGCCGAGTCGATCCGTCCCTGGACACCCCCGCCGGCGCCCGCGCCCGCTCCGGCTCCGGGCGAGCCGGCGCCGGAGCCGGGTGCGCCCGCGCCCGCACCGGTTCAGGCTCCGGCCGCGGGAGTGACGCCGACCCTCTCCCCGACACCGCGGCGGACCCAACCGGCGTAA
- a CDS encoding GlsB/YeaQ/YmgE family stress response membrane protein, which yields MGVMAATEFLARSTTLTSVGWIGYIIIGAIAGWIAGKIVKGSGSGILMNIVIGIVGALVGGFLLSFFVDTAAGGWWFTLFTAILGSVILLWLVGMVQKR from the coding sequence ATGGGTGTCATGGCAGCAACCGAGTTTCTGGCCCGTTCGACGACGCTGACCAGCGTCGGCTGGATCGGCTATATCATCATCGGCGCCATCGCGGGCTGGATCGCGGGCAAGATCGTCAAAGGATCGGGATCCGGCATCTTGATGAACATCGTCATCGGCATCGTAGGAGCGCTGGTCGGCGGCTTCCTGCTGAGTTTCTTCGTCGATACGGCAGCAGGCGGCTGGTGGTTCACCCTGTTCACCGCAATTCTGGGCTCGGTGATCCTGCTCTGGCTAGTCGGCATGGTGCAGAAGCGTTAA
- a CDS encoding zinc-binding alcohol dehydrogenase family protein gives MSAPASTPTMTAWQVRRPGPMDSSPLERVSTEMPRPGPAELLVAVHACGVCRTDLHVAEGDLAVHRERVTPGHEVVGEVIEVGADAGDEFQVGDRVGIAWLRHTCGVCKYCLRGDENLCPKSRYTGWDADGGYAEFTTVPAAFAHHLPSGYSDSELAPLLCAGIIGYRSLLRAELPAGGRLGLYGFGGSAHITAQVALAQGAEVHVMTRGAQARRLALELGAASAQGAADPPPVPLDAAILFAPVGDLVLPACAALDRGGTLAIAGIHLSDIPALNYQRHLFQERQIRSVTSNTRADARAFLDFATHHHIQVTTPEYPLGQADRALSDLSSGRIAGAAVLLV, from the coding sequence ATGTCCGCACCGGCGAGCACCCCGACGATGACGGCCTGGCAGGTACGCCGGCCCGGTCCGATGGACAGCAGCCCGCTCGAGCGGGTCAGCACCGAGATGCCGCGGCCTGGGCCGGCTGAACTGCTCGTTGCGGTGCACGCGTGCGGGGTATGCCGCACCGATCTGCACGTCGCCGAGGGCGATCTTGCCGTGCACCGCGAACGTGTGACTCCCGGACATGAGGTGGTAGGGGAGGTCATCGAGGTGGGCGCCGATGCCGGCGACGAGTTCCAGGTCGGCGACCGGGTTGGTATCGCTTGGTTACGCCACACCTGCGGAGTGTGCAAGTACTGCCTCAGGGGCGACGAGAATCTGTGTCCGAAGTCGCGCTACACCGGCTGGGACGCCGACGGCGGATACGCCGAATTCACCACCGTTCCAGCGGCTTTCGCGCACCACCTGCCCAGCGGCTACAGCGACAGCGAGCTTGCGCCGCTATTGTGTGCCGGCATCATCGGCTACCGCTCACTGTTGCGGGCGGAGCTGCCGGCCGGCGGTCGGCTGGGTCTTTACGGCTTCGGCGGCAGCGCCCATATCACCGCGCAGGTCGCGCTGGCCCAGGGTGCCGAGGTGCACGTGATGACCCGCGGAGCGCAAGCGCGCCGGCTGGCGCTCGAGCTCGGCGCCGCCTCGGCCCAAGGGGCCGCCGATCCGCCCCCGGTACCGCTGGACGCTGCCATTCTGTTCGCTCCGGTCGGCGACCTGGTGCTGCCCGCCTGCGCGGCTCTGGACCGGGGCGGTACTTTGGCGATCGCCGGCATCCACCTCAGCGATATCCCGGCCCTGAACTACCAGCGGCACCTATTTCAGGAGCGCCAGATCCGGTCGGTCACTTCGAACACCCGGGCCGACGCGCGTGCGTTTCTCGACTTCGCGACGCACCATCACATCCAGGTCACCACTCCGGAATACCCGTTGGGGCAAGCGGATCGTGCGCTGAGCGACCTCAGCTCCGGACGCATCGCGGGTGCAGCCGTCCTGCTGGTCTAA
- a CDS encoding CPBP family intramembrane glutamic endopeptidase: protein MRDPAPDEAATSAQHDALALPMPKLERLRIHVDIAVVVVVLVLTNLVAHFTTPWASIATVPAAALGLLILVRWRGLGWTELGLGRQHWRSGMGYALAAVAVVLSVIAVGVLVPVTRPMFLNNRYATVSGALIASMLVIPLQTVIPEELAFRGVLHGALNRAWGFRGVAMAGSLLFGLWHVATSLGLTSTNVGFTRLFGGGIVGMLAGVTLAVLATGAAGFVFSWLRRRSGSLIAPIALHWSLNGLGALAAAVVWHLST from the coding sequence ATGCGTGACCCAGCTCCGGACGAAGCCGCCACCAGCGCTCAGCACGACGCGCTGGCATTGCCGATGCCGAAACTTGAGCGGTTGCGGATCCACGTCGATATCGCCGTCGTCGTCGTGGTGCTGGTGCTGACCAACCTGGTGGCGCACTTCACCACACCGTGGGCCAGCATCGCGACCGTCCCGGCCGCAGCCCTCGGTCTGCTGATCCTCGTCCGGTGGCGTGGGCTTGGCTGGACCGAACTGGGTCTGGGTCGGCAGCACTGGAGATCCGGCATGGGGTATGCGCTGGCTGCCGTGGCCGTGGTGCTGTCGGTGATCGCGGTCGGCGTGCTGGTGCCGGTGACTCGGCCGATGTTCCTGAACAACCGCTACGCAACGGTCTCGGGCGCGCTGATCGCCTCGATGCTCGTCATACCGCTGCAAACCGTTATTCCAGAGGAGCTGGCGTTTCGCGGTGTCCTGCACGGCGCGCTGAATCGTGCCTGGGGATTTCGCGGTGTCGCGATGGCGGGCTCGCTGCTCTTCGGTCTGTGGCATGTCGCGACGTCATTGGGCCTGACCAGCACCAATGTCGGTTTCACGCGGCTGTTTGGCGGCGGGATCGTCGGGATGCTGGCCGGGGTGACGTTGGCGGTGTTGGCTACCGGCGCGGCCGGCTTCGTGTTCAGCTGGCTGCGCCGGCGTAGCGGCAGCCTGATCGCGCCGATAGCTCTGCATTGGTCGCTGAACGGATTGGGCGCGCTGGCCGCCGCCGTGGTCTGGCACCTGAGCACCTGA
- a CDS encoding MOSC domain-containing protein gives MAHVLSVNVARVGANPDPRALSKVTGIDKAAVTEPVMVRAPGPMHGGLGSGLVGDTIGNPKFHGGDDQAVYAYAREDLDGWESQLQRTLSSGIFGENLTTVGIDVTGARIGDRWHVGTDGLVLEVSAPRTPCRTFSAFLGLSHWIHTFTQAGKPGAYLRVISPGTVRAGDAITIDHRPDHDVTIGLVFRARMSEPELLPQLLVADALSAELLAYARRRLSPDKG, from the coding sequence GTGGCGCATGTCTTGTCGGTGAACGTGGCCCGTGTCGGAGCAAACCCTGATCCCCGCGCATTGTCCAAGGTGACGGGTATCGACAAGGCGGCGGTAACCGAGCCGGTCATGGTCAGGGCGCCGGGCCCGATGCACGGTGGTCTGGGCAGCGGGCTGGTCGGCGACACCATCGGCAATCCGAAATTCCATGGCGGCGACGACCAGGCCGTTTACGCGTATGCACGAGAAGACCTGGACGGCTGGGAATCTCAACTCCAGCGCACGCTCAGCAGCGGAATCTTCGGCGAGAATCTGACCACCGTGGGCATCGATGTGACCGGCGCGCGGATCGGTGATCGATGGCACGTCGGCACGGACGGCTTGGTGCTGGAAGTATCCGCACCCCGGACGCCATGCCGGACGTTTTCGGCATTCCTGGGATTGAGCCATTGGATCCACACCTTCACCCAAGCAGGGAAACCCGGGGCCTACTTGCGGGTGATCTCGCCCGGAACCGTTCGGGCCGGAGACGCAATCACGATCGACCATCGCCCCGATCATGACGTGACCATCGGTCTCGTCTTCCGTGCCCGAATGTCGGAGCCCGAGCTGCTGCCTCAGCTGCTGGTAGCTGACGCGCTCTCAGCCGAACTTCTGGCCTACGCGCGCCGCAGGTTGTCGCCGGACAAAGGGTGA
- a CDS encoding hemerythrin domain-containing protein, with the protein MRAVAQPADTRMMGIVHNALRRDIARAQSALARWPYPNPRQRSAVAEHLVWMTEFLHRHHRVEDDGLYPLVRQRVSQAAGILDAMDADHHALLPAIARLTDSARRYAADPSARLDLVTTLDRLAAVLLPHLQREELEMMPVVSEALTQAEWDAIEQAHAVKPLKPTELAFTALWLCDGASDEDRAIVRSLVPKPVARAIEIFATPGYQRYAWRLWHLAQHTRLRQKLNGQLSVDIPAPIEAVWQLVADPLRVPEWSHECRRVRFLDGATSAGPGRRFRGTNRSGRYRWTRSCTIFAYDEPNEFGYITSGGPGDATAWHFRLEPIPAGTRLTQAFQGVSMPLWLSRLVALLIPEHDDRTEALRADLVRLAALVEAEHCAPPTGCAGLFGPPPRSCRSRRS; encoded by the coding sequence ATGAGAGCCGTCGCTCAGCCCGCGGACACCCGGATGATGGGCATCGTCCACAACGCGCTACGGCGCGACATCGCCCGCGCGCAGTCGGCGCTGGCCCGGTGGCCCTACCCCAACCCCCGCCAGCGCTCGGCTGTCGCCGAGCACCTGGTGTGGATGACGGAGTTCCTGCACCGCCACCATCGCGTCGAGGATGACGGCCTTTATCCCCTGGTGCGGCAACGAGTCTCGCAGGCAGCGGGCATTCTCGACGCAATGGACGCCGACCATCACGCGCTGCTACCGGCGATCGCACGGCTCACCGACAGCGCCCGGCGCTACGCCGCGGACCCGTCGGCCCGCCTGGATCTGGTTACCACACTGGACCGGTTGGCGGCGGTGCTGCTGCCGCACTTGCAGCGCGAGGAGCTCGAAATGATGCCGGTCGTGTCGGAGGCGCTGACGCAGGCCGAGTGGGATGCCATCGAACAGGCCCATGCCGTCAAGCCGCTGAAGCCAACCGAGCTTGCTTTCACCGCATTGTGGCTGTGCGATGGCGCCAGCGATGAGGACCGTGCGATAGTCCGATCGCTGGTACCCAAGCCGGTCGCGCGGGCGATCGAGATCTTTGCCACCCCCGGCTATCAGCGCTACGCATGGCGCCTTTGGCATCTGGCGCAGCACACCCGGTTGCGCCAGAAACTCAATGGACAACTCAGCGTCGATATTCCGGCCCCGATCGAGGCGGTGTGGCAGCTGGTCGCCGATCCGCTTCGGGTTCCGGAGTGGAGCCACGAGTGTCGCCGGGTGCGATTTCTGGATGGCGCGACGTCGGCGGGACCGGGCCGGCGATTTCGTGGGACCAACCGCAGCGGCCGCTATCGGTGGACGCGTAGCTGCACGATCTTCGCCTACGACGAGCCCAACGAGTTCGGCTACATCACCTCAGGAGGTCCCGGCGATGCAACCGCCTGGCACTTCCGGCTGGAACCTATCCCGGCGGGCACGCGGCTAACCCAGGCCTTCCAAGGCGTCTCGATGCCGCTGTGGTTATCGCGTTTGGTTGCACTGCTGATACCCGAGCACGACGACCGCACCGAGGCGCTGCGCGCTGACCTGGTGCGGTTGGCCGCGCTTGTCGAAGCGGAGCATTGTGCGCCGCCGACCGGCTGCGCCGGACTGTTCGGTCCACCACCTCGGTCTTGTCGGTCTCGGCGGTCTTGA
- a CDS encoding TetR/AcrR family transcriptional regulator: MTSTSSRPRPRRKYDSSRRRADAEARQGRVIEAAASLFVEQGFGATSIDQIAAAAEVSAPTIYATFGSKAGVLARAIDVAVVGDYADVPVVDRVLSLIEEAGPQALRQFAAVAHFIHTINERVAPLIRVMEQATSAEPALQQLRTSLIRALRSDCAAAIEKYWRTTLRRGLSKKEAADVMATLTLPQTYSMLTTDMGWSPDRYQKWLANALPQLLLRPELLCD, encoded by the coding sequence ATGACGTCAACGAGTTCCCGGCCCCGCCCGCGGCGCAAGTACGACAGCAGCCGGCGCCGCGCCGACGCCGAGGCCCGGCAGGGCAGGGTGATTGAAGCGGCGGCCAGCCTGTTCGTTGAGCAGGGGTTCGGCGCCACCTCCATCGACCAGATCGCCGCCGCGGCCGAGGTGTCCGCACCGACCATCTACGCGACATTCGGCTCCAAGGCCGGTGTGCTGGCCCGCGCGATCGACGTCGCAGTCGTCGGCGATTACGCAGATGTCCCGGTGGTGGACCGGGTGCTGAGCCTTATCGAGGAGGCCGGCCCGCAGGCACTCCGGCAATTTGCCGCCGTCGCCCATTTCATCCACACCATCAATGAGCGGGTAGCGCCACTGATCCGGGTGATGGAGCAGGCGACATCGGCCGAACCGGCCCTACAGCAGTTGCGCACCAGTCTGATCCGCGCGCTGCGTTCCGATTGCGCCGCGGCGATCGAGAAGTATTGGCGAACCACCCTGCGCCGTGGCCTCTCCAAGAAGGAAGCTGCCGACGTGATGGCGACATTGACATTGCCGCAAACCTATTCGATGCTCACCACCGACATGGGTTGGTCACCGGATCGCTACCAGAAATGGCTCGCAAACGCGTTGCCGCAGCTACTCCTGCGGCCGGAGCTCTTATGCGACTGA
- a CDS encoding phosphoketolase, with translation MSPETPTTATLSDDELARIDAYWRAANYLSVGQIYLLDNPLLAKPLSAEHVKPRLLGHWGTTPGLNLVYAHLNRVIRNRDANVIYVTGPGHGGPGLVANAYLEGTYSEVYTGIGEDAEGLRRLFRQFSFPGGIPSHVAAQTPGSIHEGGELGYALVHAFGAAFDNPDLVVACVIGDGEAETGPLAASWHSNKFLNPAIDGAVLPILHLNGYKIANPTVLARIPHDELASLLRGYGYRPIAVSGDDPLRVHRQLAGALDDAFDDIAAIQHAARSGENSARPVWPMIVLRTPKGWTGPKVVDGMKVEGTWRSHQVPLADTHDSAERRRQLEEWLRSYRPDELFDDNGTLRAELRALAPTGDRRMSANPHANGGLLLRDLDLPDFRDYAVPVARPACETHEATRVLGTYLRDVIRRNPDRFRLMGPDETASNRLSAVFEATGRTWLSETSADDDHLSAAGRVMEVLSEHLCQGWLEGYLLTGRHGMFDCYEAFVHIVDSMFNQHTKWLSTSRELPWRRPIASLNYLLSSHVWRQDHNGASHQDPGFIDLVANKRPEVVRVYLPPDGNTLLSVADHCLRSRDYVNVIVAGKQPALSYLAMDEAVAHCTRGLGIWQWASTATGEPDVVLACAGDVPTLETLAAADILRRELPGLGVRVVNVVDIMRLQPESEHPHGLADKEFDAVFTRDKPVIFAYHGYPWLIHRLAYRRANHPRIHVRGFKERGTTTTPFDMVMLNDLDRFHLVMDVIDRVDGLASRAAVLRQRMADARLSARLYTREHGADDPRIAGWAWESSERNERSG, from the coding sequence GTGAGCCCTGAAACCCCAACAACCGCGACCCTTTCCGACGACGAACTGGCCCGCATCGACGCGTATTGGCGTGCCGCCAACTACCTGTCGGTCGGCCAGATCTACCTGCTGGACAACCCGCTGCTGGCCAAGCCGCTGTCAGCCGAGCACGTCAAACCCCGGCTGCTGGGACATTGGGGCACCACGCCGGGGCTCAACCTCGTCTACGCCCACCTGAACCGGGTAATCCGCAACCGCGACGCCAACGTCATCTACGTCACCGGCCCCGGGCACGGCGGTCCCGGCCTGGTCGCCAACGCCTACCTCGAAGGCACCTACAGCGAGGTGTACACCGGCATCGGGGAAGACGCCGAAGGATTGCGGCGGCTGTTTCGGCAGTTCTCCTTTCCCGGTGGTATCCCCAGCCATGTCGCGGCCCAGACCCCGGGGTCTATTCACGAGGGCGGCGAGCTGGGGTATGCGCTGGTGCATGCTTTCGGCGCGGCTTTCGACAACCCCGACCTGGTGGTCGCCTGTGTCATCGGCGACGGCGAAGCCGAAACCGGACCGTTGGCCGCCAGCTGGCATTCCAACAAGTTCCTCAATCCCGCGATCGACGGCGCGGTGTTGCCGATCTTGCACCTCAACGGATACAAAATCGCCAATCCGACTGTGCTGGCGCGTATTCCGCATGACGAGCTGGCATCGCTGCTGCGCGGTTACGGCTACCGGCCGATCGCGGTTTCCGGGGACGATCCGCTCAGGGTGCACCGGCAGCTGGCTGGTGCGCTCGATGACGCGTTCGACGACATTGCGGCAATTCAGCATGCCGCGCGCTCGGGCGAGAATTCTGCGCGGCCGGTCTGGCCGATGATCGTGTTGCGCACACCCAAGGGCTGGACCGGGCCGAAGGTGGTCGACGGCATGAAGGTCGAGGGCACCTGGCGTTCGCATCAGGTCCCGCTCGCCGACACCCATGACAGCGCCGAGCGGCGCCGGCAGCTTGAAGAGTGGCTGCGCAGCTACCGGCCCGATGAGCTCTTCGACGACAACGGCACGTTGCGGGCCGAGCTGCGGGCGTTGGCACCTACCGGTGATCGGCGGATGAGCGCCAACCCGCACGCCAACGGCGGGCTGCTGCTGCGCGACCTCGATCTTCCCGACTTCCGCGACTACGCGGTGCCGGTGGCACGTCCGGCCTGCGAAACCCACGAGGCCACCCGGGTGCTCGGTACGTATCTGCGAGACGTGATCCGGCGCAACCCGGATCGGTTCCGGCTGATGGGCCCGGACGAAACCGCGTCGAACCGGCTCAGTGCCGTATTCGAAGCGACCGGGCGGACCTGGCTGTCGGAGACCAGCGCCGACGACGATCACCTGTCTGCGGCAGGCCGGGTGATGGAGGTGCTGTCCGAACATCTGTGTCAGGGCTGGCTGGAGGGCTATCTGCTGACCGGCCGCCACGGCATGTTCGACTGCTACGAGGCCTTCGTGCACATCGTCGACTCGATGTTCAACCAGCACACCAAATGGCTGTCGACCAGCCGGGAACTGCCATGGCGGCGACCGATCGCGTCGCTGAACTACCTGCTGAGTTCCCATGTGTGGCGCCAGGACCACAACGGCGCATCGCATCAGGATCCCGGATTCATCGACCTGGTCGCCAACAAGCGACCCGAGGTGGTACGCGTTTACCTGCCGCCCGACGGCAACACGTTGTTGTCGGTGGCCGACCATTGCCTGCGCAGCCGTGACTATGTCAACGTCATCGTCGCCGGCAAGCAACCCGCGCTGTCCTATCTCGCCATGGACGAGGCCGTCGCGCACTGCACTCGCGGGCTCGGCATCTGGCAATGGGCAAGCACGGCGACCGGTGAGCCCGACGTGGTGCTGGCCTGCGCGGGAGACGTGCCGACGCTGGAGACGCTGGCAGCCGCCGACATTCTGCGGCGGGAACTGCCAGGGCTGGGTGTGCGGGTGGTCAACGTCGTCGACATCATGCGGCTGCAGCCGGAGTCCGAGCACCCACACGGCTTGGCCGACAAGGAATTCGATGCAGTGTTCACTCGCGACAAGCCGGTCATCTTCGCCTACCACGGGTATCCGTGGTTGATCCATCGGCTCGCGTATCGCCGCGCCAATCACCCCCGTATCCATGTGCGCGGGTTCAAGGAGCGCGGGACCACGACGACACCGTTTGACATGGTGATGCTCAACGATCTGGATCGCTTTCACCTGGTCATGGACGTCATCGACCGCGTTGACGGGCTGGCCAGCCGAGCCGCCGTGCTACGCCAACGGATGGCCGACGCCCGGCTCTCGGCACGTCTGTACACCCGTGAGCATGGCGCCGACGACCCCCGGATCGCGGGATGGGCCTGGGAGTCGAGCGAGCGGAACGAACGCAGTGGGTGA
- a CDS encoding SDR family oxidoreductase, whose translation MADTASLGIKVRGKVIVITGGARGIGLATATALHRLGARVAIGDIDEAKVKESGADLGLDVYGKLDVTDRDSFSDFLDRVERQLGPIDVLVNNAGIMPVGRIIDEPDSVTRRILDINVFGVILGSKLAVERMLPRGSGQVINVASLAGELYAVGLATYCASKHAVVAFTDSARLEYRSAGVKFSMVLPTFVNTELTAGTAGVKGFKNAEPENIADAIVRLVAHPKPRVRVTRAAGAMVVSQKFMPRPVAEGLNRILGGEHVFTDDVDVAKRKAYEARARGQD comes from the coding sequence ATGGCAGACACGGCATCCCTCGGTATCAAGGTGCGCGGCAAGGTCATCGTCATCACCGGCGGCGCACGAGGCATCGGGTTGGCGACGGCAACCGCCCTGCACAGGTTGGGCGCTCGGGTTGCGATCGGCGACATCGATGAGGCAAAGGTCAAGGAGTCCGGCGCCGACTTGGGCCTGGATGTCTACGGCAAACTCGATGTCACCGACCGAGATTCGTTTTCGGACTTTCTCGACCGGGTCGAGCGCCAACTCGGCCCGATCGACGTGCTGGTCAACAATGCCGGCATCATGCCGGTCGGCCGGATTATCGACGAGCCGGACTCGGTGACCCGCCGCATTTTGGACATCAACGTTTTCGGGGTCATCCTCGGCAGCAAGTTGGCCGTTGAGCGGATGCTCCCTCGCGGGAGTGGGCAGGTCATCAATGTCGCATCGCTTGCCGGCGAGCTCTATGCGGTGGGGCTGGCCACCTACTGCGCCAGCAAGCACGCGGTTGTGGCGTTCACGGACTCGGCGCGGCTCGAATACCGTTCGGCGGGCGTGAAGTTCTCCATGGTGTTGCCGACTTTCGTCAACACCGAACTGACCGCCGGGACCGCCGGGGTCAAGGGATTCAAGAACGCCGAACCGGAGAACATCGCCGACGCGATCGTGCGCCTGGTGGCCCACCCGAAGCCGCGGGTGCGGGTCACTCGGGCGGCCGGCGCGATGGTCGTCTCGCAGAAGTTCATGCCGCGGCCGGTGGCCGAGGGACTGAACCGTATCTTGGGCGGCGAACACGTCTTCACCGACGACGTCGACGTCGCCAAGCGCAAGGCCTACGAGGCCCGCGCTCGTGGACAGGACTGA
- a CDS encoding GNAT family N-acetyltransferase — protein sequence MTQVRAAVPEDAEAVARVHVRSWQCAYPGLIDQEYLDGLRPEVWAGRYTFGRMGLRLPATVVAVDGSAICGLATTGLCRDHELPNSGELMAIYVDPAWMGSGVGRLLMAAARDRLRRVGVRHASLWVLDGNVRARRFYERDGWRFDGTRRTEVFGATTVEQLRYQRSPV from the coding sequence GTGACTCAGGTGCGCGCAGCCGTCCCGGAGGACGCCGAAGCGGTGGCTCGGGTCCATGTCCGGTCGTGGCAGTGCGCCTATCCGGGACTCATCGACCAGGAATATCTCGACGGTCTGCGGCCCGAGGTGTGGGCGGGCAGATACACGTTCGGCCGCATGGGCCTTCGGCTGCCGGCCACCGTGGTGGCCGTCGACGGTTCTGCCATCTGCGGCTTGGCCACCACGGGGCTGTGCCGGGACCACGAGTTGCCGAATTCCGGTGAGCTGATGGCAATCTACGTCGATCCGGCTTGGATGGGCAGCGGTGTCGGCCGTTTGCTGATGGCCGCTGCCCGAGATCGGCTGCGTCGAGTCGGGGTCAGGCACGCTTCGTTGTGGGTGCTGGACGGCAATGTTCGCGCCCGGCGGTTCTACGAACGCGACGGGTGGCGGTTCGACGGCACGCGGCGCACCGAGGTCTTCGGGGCCACGACCGTCGAACAGCTGCGCTACCAACGCTCGCCGGTGTGA